From the genome of Callithrix jacchus isolate 240 chromosome 7, calJac240_pri, whole genome shotgun sequence, one region includes:
- the PNRC2 gene encoding proline-rich nuclear receptor coactivator 2, giving the protein MGGGERYNIPAPQSRNVSKNQQQLNRQKTKDQNSQMKIVHKKKERGHGYNSSAAVWQAMQNGGKNKNFPNNQSWNSSLSGPSLLFKSQANQNYAGAKFSEPPSPSVLPKPPSHWVPVSFNPSDKEIMTFQLKTLLKVQV; this is encoded by the coding sequence ATGGGTGGTGGAGAGAGGTATAACATTCCAGCGCCTCAATCTAGAAATGTTAGTAAGAACCAACAACAGCTTAACAGACAGAAGACCAAGGATCAGAATTCCCAGATGAAGATTGttcataagaaaaaagaaagaggacatGGTTATAACTCATCAGCAGCTGTGTGGCAGGCCATGCAAAACGGgggaaagaacaaaaattttccaaataatcaaaGTTGGAACTCTAGTTTATCAGGTCCCAGCTTACTTTTTAAATCTCAAGCTAATCAGAACTATGCTGGTGCCAAATTTAGTGAGCCGCCATCACCAAGTGTTCTTCCCAAACCACCAAGCCACTGGGTCCCTGTTTCCTTTAATCCTTCAGACAAGGAAATAATGACATTTCAACTTAAAACCTTACTTAAAGTACAGGTATAA